One window of the Actinomycetota bacterium genome contains the following:
- a CDS encoding SigE family RNA polymerase sigma factor, protein MKQPAVRTGSPVAGPSTGGRLAELYLRHADGAIRLAYLLTGDRSLAEDLVQDAFVRLAGRLRHIRDPAAFEAYLRRTVVNLSRMHFRHARVERAYLERQPAAGVEGEPDPDVALREAVRQALLGLPERQRAALVLRFYAGLPDGEIADVLRCRRATVRSLVFRGLEALRGQMGSEGDED, encoded by the coding sequence CGGCCGTCCGGACCGGGTCGCCGGTCGCCGGTCCCTCCACCGGGGGCCGCCTGGCCGAGCTGTACCTCCGGCACGCTGACGGCGCCATCCGGCTCGCCTATCTGTTGACCGGCGATCGCTCCCTGGCCGAGGACCTGGTGCAGGACGCCTTCGTGAGGCTGGCCGGGCGGCTCCGGCACATCCGGGATCCAGCGGCCTTCGAGGCCTACCTCCGCCGAACCGTGGTCAACCTGTCGCGAATGCACTTCCGGCACGCCCGGGTGGAGCGCGCGTACCTGGAGCGGCAGCCGGCGGCAGGCGTGGAGGGAGAACCCGACCCGGACGTCGCGCTTCGGGAGGCCGTCCGGCAGGCACTGCTGGGGCTGCCGGAGCGGCAGCGAGCGGCGCTGGTCCTGCGGTTCTACGCGGGGCTACCCGACGGGGAGATCGCGGACGTCCTGCGCTGCCGGCGGGCCACGGTTCGCTCGTTGGTATTTCGAGGCCTGGAGGCGCTTCGCGGCCAGATGGGGAGTGAGGGCGATGAAGACTGA